A single region of the Streptomyces vilmorinianum genome encodes:
- a CDS encoding FadR/GntR family transcriptional regulator: MSTLAHTMMTAARPVDSGLGAPGDLDRYPYTEAPVADRVGPPSWEGVETDLGRVGRRSAGSRGRGLHGQLVQQLGQMIVSGDLGADRPLVPEEIGQRFEVSRTVVRESLRVLEAKGLVSARPNVGTRVRPVSDWNLLDPDIIEWRAFGPQRDDQRRELNELRWTIEPLAARLAAGHGREDVQQRLADMVEIMGHAYAQGDGITFSRADAEFHSLLIQLAGNRMLEHLSGIVAAALQVSGGPVTGCDRPGESCLTHHARIVDCLAAGDAQGAETAMRQLLTVHPEVERVVPAPREH; the protein is encoded by the coding sequence GTGAGTACCCTTGCGCACACCATGATGACCGCCGCCCGCCCCGTCGACTCCGGCCTCGGCGCCCCGGGCGATCTCGACCGATACCCGTACACGGAGGCGCCCGTCGCCGATCGTGTGGGTCCGCCCTCCTGGGAAGGGGTGGAGACGGACCTCGGCCGGGTCGGTCGTCGCAGCGCCGGCAGCCGCGGCCGCGGGCTGCACGGCCAGCTCGTCCAGCAGCTGGGCCAGATGATCGTCTCCGGCGATCTCGGTGCCGACCGCCCGCTCGTCCCCGAGGAGATCGGCCAGCGCTTCGAGGTCTCCCGCACCGTCGTCCGTGAGTCGCTGCGCGTGCTGGAGGCCAAGGGCCTGGTCAGCGCCCGCCCCAATGTCGGCACCCGGGTCAGGCCGGTCAGCGACTGGAATCTGCTGGACCCCGACATCATCGAGTGGCGCGCCTTCGGGCCGCAGCGCGACGACCAGCGCCGTGAGCTGAACGAGCTGCGCTGGACGATCGAGCCGCTGGCCGCCCGCCTCGCCGCCGGTCACGGCCGCGAGGACGTGCAGCAGCGGCTCGCCGACATGGTCGAGATCATGGGCCACGCCTACGCCCAGGGCGACGGCATCACCTTCTCCCGGGCCGACGCCGAGTTCCACTCCCTGCTCATCCAGCTCGCCGGCAACCGCATGCTGGAGCACCTCTCCGGCATCGTCGCCGCCGCGCTGCAGGTCTCCGGCGGCCCGGTCACCGGCTGTGACCGACCCGGCGAGTCCTGCCTGACCCACCATGCGCGCATCGTCGACTGCCTCGCGGCCGGCGACGCCCAGGGCGCCGAGACGGCCATGCGCCAGCTGCTGACCGTCCACCCGGAGGTGGAGCGCGTCGTGCCCGCTCCGCGCGAGCACTGA